The stretch of DNA ATGCTAAGGGGAGGCTTCATAGCTCAAGAAGTAAGTGTTCTTCTTGGGTGCCTCAAGGAGACGTAAGTTCCCTATGCGGAGCTGAACTTGGGGAAAACAAATCATTGCGTATTAGTGCTTTTACTTTGTGATTTGTTGAAGTTCTTGTTTCTTTGCTAGAATTTTAGGGTTTGCTCTGAATCTACTTGTTGGAAGATTTTGACTACAGGCAGTGAAAGCAAATAGGTAGAAACAAATCTACAAATCTTGAAAATTCCTTCGATTTACTTTTGGTTGAGGTTTGATTGGTCAAGTTTGGTTTCAACACTTAtctccggagtatccggatatttCTTCGGAATATCCGAAAGTTGCGAAGACTCCGGACAAATATCCGGAGACTCCTAAAGTTATTGATAAATATGTTTTAAGTGTTGTAAATTTTCAGTTTCGACTATTCACCTCCCTCTACTCGATATCTATATCCTTTCATCCACAGACCAATAATTGTACATGAAGAACAAATACATCTGCATCGCGAAAAAATATTCTTATGAGCATGTATACACGTGTTAAACAAGTTAGtatataaaaaattataaaagaACTCTACACGATACGTCCACACCTTACATAAATTCTATAACATAGTTAACAAGTTAGTTAAAAAGGATAAaatcaagaaaataaaaataaaaatttagTATTATTGAAATGAAGCCAAAAGAAGAAATAAAGGAAAATGAATGTTATGCCTCGTCAAAGATCACGGACAAATAGTCCTAATGTAAAAATTAGTTTATTTATATAATAAATAAAGATGGATAATATTAAGTTACTTAAGAATATCTATATGAGGTTAGAAAAAATagaaatagaaaagaaaagaaaaaattaAGAGAATATGTATAGAGAGAGAATCAGAAAGAAGTGAAACATGAGCAAGGAAAAAGACAAAAGAataagggaaaaagaaaaaagcaAAGTTAAATTAatgaaaaaataaaataaagaaGTGGAacaaagaaaataaaagaaaagggaagaaagtgGAAACTAAAAAATAATAAAGGAGAAGTGAAACAAAAGATggaagaggaaagaaagaaaaatgaaaaaaaCCCACCTTGGGCTGCTGCTGTAGGAGGGCCTTCAGTGGACGCACAAAAATCGTGGGGCAATAGCAGCAGTTCGTTTAAGTGGGATGAAATTAATCCCGCCGGCCTGCTAATTGCCTTCAGGCAATGGATCCAATATTTGTAGCATATATAATGTATAGCTCTCCACCGTATTTTCAGCACGTCGCTTACCGGCTTCAAAATGAAGATTTTAGAAACCCAAAAGCTATATGATATGATGAGAAAGTTCTGCAAAAAAAGTAACACAGCCACCTACAGAAGAAAGTAACTAAAGTAACATAGCAACCTATAGGAGTTAACTGTAATACGAGAATGTGAGAAAAAGTAACACAACAACCTACATGAAAAAGTAACTATACTGCAAGAAAAAATAACATAACTATAGTTAATGCTAATGGGAGACCCTTCTCCCGGTAGTTGCCTCCTTTCCTTTAGAAAACAGCCCTAACGCTTACAAATGGAAACATAAGTCAGCAACACAGGAGACTGGAGTGGCAGGGTTCATGTCGTGCAGTCAGTCACACTACATTAAACAAAATTTTGGAACCAAACAAGACAATATCCAAATCACAGGAACCTGAACAAATAACGACTCAAAACTGTGAATCCAATCCAACACAATACAACATATAAACCGTCAAAACAAATTCCAGTCACTTGTTTGCAGGAATAATTCGACAAATTACGTTTTCCCCTGGGCCTTGTATAAAGAACGAAACCCCCAACATGTCCTAAGCATCTCCCGCGAGGCAGACAAGTAGTGTGCCAGTTGTAGGAAGCATGGTAACAGCAAGTCATGAAGAACCAATATTGCTAAGGCTCTATGCTTGACCCTATTGTATGCCTATCCACCTGGCATAGTCGACCCACCTGCAGAGAGAAGTATAGTCAGTAAGTGAACTGATCAGCGGAGACAGCAGTGATAGCCTCCTGAGGGTAAAGATTACTCACAGTAGAGAACCCAAAAATGTGTTCCCTGTCCTAACTGCAAAACACATTGCGCCCAATACTAGTTTGTGGCGGTGCAGCAGTGGCTCGAGCATCCGCTGTTCAATCACTCCAGCCAAAATCTGGTACCTGTTGAAACAAGTGCAAGAACAAAACGATAAGCACCAAACAAACAAGCAATATGTTTATGGATGACTATCATGGCATCTCCTGTAAGGAGTTGACAATAAGCAATTTTTTTTTCACCATGGACAATACGCAATCATCATTTTTTATATTTCACAACAATAACAAAGCAACGACAAGGACTCACTCATACACATACAACCAGAAGTGTACAACGTTTGCAGTAATACTTAAATGCAAATATCAGATATCATATTATAATTGTACAACAGCTTGCAATGATCTAACATAAGAAATCAGGAATGAACAAAATATCCAACAAAGAATAAAGAGCACCGAGACATTTGCATTAGCCCTTTCCATCAGAAGCAATGAAAAAGAAATTATCTCGGGTAATATCCCGACGCAAATTTCCTGTCCTTGACGAAATCTTTCACGCAATATATGTTGGGGCATGTAAAAAGTTTCAATAATCCTAAAAATGAAAAACTTCCCTGTGGGACAAATACGCCTGCTGTACTTCAAATTCAACATCGCACAAGATCATCTTTGAGGCAAGCAAAAAAACAGAACTATTTTGTGTAGGTCCCACTTATCATTTATGAGTATtccacattctaccattttgacCCCACAAATATGCCCGTATGCATGTCCTAGACTCCTAAAGTCATAATGCATAATATATCTATAGCTTCCTAATGTGCTAATTGGAATGGAGGCAGTCACTCTAAACCGAGGAATTGAATATAAAATATCACTGAGAAGTTCCTCAACAGGGAAACTATTTGAGATGAAGATTGACACAAATTACATATCAACAGGGAAACTATTTGAGATGAAGATTGTTACCTGAGGTTACTAGAAACTGCCATGTACACGCCATATGCAACGCTTGTTGCCACAATTGGAATATTCTCAACTTCACCAGCAAAATCTTTACTGACAGCCTGCCTTGCTTTTATCAGTGCATTGGTCGCACCAGTGCCGATCTGAAATTGAGGACAAACTGTAAGCTTTTGCAAGGTCTTGAAAACCTGGCCTGGCATTGACTAGGCAATGATTTCTTTTATATGAAGCAAAACGTAGCATGATTTCTTTTATATTGGTCATCTATTGTACAATTAATCAATATATCTGATACTTGACGCTTGGAGGTCAAAGCATACACCTATACTAAAAAAACATTTTTCCCCACAGATGCCAAGAAAAAATAGATAAATGGGTATGTACACTCCAGGGCTCAAGGTTTTCCAGTTAACAATGGCCATCCCCAACATACATGTTTacattaaaaaaataaaaatgattCAAGAATTTCCTAAATTACTACCTTGCTTAACATTTCTTTTTTGCTATTACTTCCTGGTTAGCACGAAAATGTTCAGAAAGGAAACAATGGCTCTACTGATGCCATTTTAGAGTAAGTTGACTGCTAGTGTTTATAAAAAACAGTACAACCGCATCATGACAAACTTACCAGAGAGGCACTAGTTCCAACTGCAAAAAGCTTTGCACCATTCCTCTGAAAGAAGCCAAATTGTTAGTTCATGATAAAAGGCCATTAAAGCTACTCATTGTCAAATTGATTGTGAGCAACATAACAAAGCACAGAAAATTCAACTTTACCACAATAGCTCCCACTCTCTGCAAAAGTGAGTATGATGTCCCAGCCAAAGCAACCTACACCAGAAAGTTGCCTATGTGATAAGTTTGCATTCAAGTTTAAACAAAAAGAAAACGAAAAGCAAAATTTTAATCTACATTATTTGTCACTACAAAAGGGGAGGAGATAAACCTAAGGATCTTGATCCAATTCAATGAGAAGAACTCAAAAACATGATACCTGGAAGGCATTATCTGGGCAGTTGTAGAAGAATTTAGCAATGGCTCCAGAATTCACCGCTAGTGGTGGCCGCAAAGATACGGTTGGAGCAGGAAGCCATACAAGCATGAAATCTGCAACTATTGCCATGATCTGGAAAGTATTGGGAACTACAGATTAAAAGCTCTGTAGGGAGAAACCAATCAATAATGAAAGAAATATCGTTAACAACACAGATATTTGAATTAGCAGAGATGAAATGTCGAAACATTTATTGCATTGccaataacaaacattcttgCACTGATTAATCTTCAACTGAAAAGGCAGAAGTTGGGAAGTTCTTTGAAATAATGTTTGGGCAAGACAAAAATAAACTAGTTAGAGATTCATTTGTAATTTGATAATATATTTACAGTTGAACTAGATAAACCAAATAGTGGTAGAATTTCTCATTGCCAGTATGAAAAACAAAGGCAATTAACTGTCATCATTACTGCTATTTCAGACCTTCCAAATGATATTCTTTTCTGGCATAATTCTTGTAGCACACACAGTGAACGCACCAAGAAATACAACACTTTGGTGTTAACATCTTATGCTTCTATATTTAGTGCCAAATGAGTTTATAAACTTCTTAAATTTAATTGTTTCTAGTCTTTGTTTTTAATGATAATTCTTGAAATATTCCACCTTCCTCTGCTAATGACCATGCACATCAGCCAGCACACAGTCTGTGATGCATGTCGACGCTGCTGGGCAGTCCCTATCCAATGCCTGCATTTCGCTGCACCATCTTGCAAAATGCTCTAAAAAATTTTCAACTTTTTTCTGTTCATGAGGTCAAATCGGCGTGCTTGACATCACAAGCAACCAATATTCTCAATTCAGTTGATCCTCTGTTCCAATCACTATATTATTCTTTGTTATCTTTGTTTTTCTCGAACACGCAGGAAAGCTGTGTATCTTGTATTAAAGAAGAAGTTCTTTGCTGAACCTACTACCTTAAGTCCTTAACGAAATATGTTCATTTGCAGTGTAAAGTTCCATAGGATAGACTGCATTTTGACATTAAACTTTATATTGATGCTGAACACTTCAAGGGGAACAGTATCTTGTGAAAATTGATTTTACAACCCCCAAACTAAGGGGATTAACATGTAACACTGATATGtcactaaaatttgaaattagaTAACAGATGGTCATTTCATTCAGTTTTAGCATGATTCACCGCAGAGGGTCGAGATGGAAAGAGCAATGATCGTGATATGTTGGGCTTCGCTCCATTATCCAAAAAATGCTTGCACAAAACATGAAAGCACCAACACCTTCGGCAGAGTAGACACTCAAAATAAGATAAATTCTTAGTTCTGAAAGAAGATTTATGACACAACAACAGTATTTTAAGGAAAGTGCCTAGCAGATTATAATGGCAAAAGCAAAAAGGACTTATAGAAGCATACCACATCTGCAACCACAAAGTCAAGCTCTTTGACAAAGTTCTCCCTCCTTTTCTCATACTCTGCAGCAGTCTAGCAAATTAAAGGAGTTCTGTTAAATTTGCAAGAATGTTATACATAACTTGAAAACTAAAACACAAAATCATCTAACTAAAACCAGGTCAAGCAAAGTGGGGTACAAAAGAAGCATTCAGGCATACTGCTAAAAAATAAGACTAGAAAGATGTAGCATATCGGCATCAAATAGAAACACAATGTAGTTGGCAGCAATGGTGTGCCTGCCATGACCACCACTCTACCCCTATTTTCGCTTTATTTACCCACCCCTGCCATTGCAGTATTGCACGCAAATCAGTTTCACTTCCTGACCAAATCTTCTCTACATCATTGTGTAACTGAGGTCTATAGGAGGACAGCCCATTCAGGACCTGGTTATTTTTTTGGCCTCCTAGCACCCGAATTTGTGAACATGTATACAACCTTTTAATAATTTGGGTGTTTTTTACGTGTTTAAAACCTGAATCAGAGTTTTGCAAAATTCAGGTATTTCAGGAGCTCAACACCAGAATTTTTAGTAACACCATATCCAATTAGAAATTAAACCAAAATCACAGTAACTCCAATATAACTTGACTGTAACTACAATATAAATTGATTGTAACTGAAGGTATGAGCAAAAAACAGGTGCTAGAGGCCTTAAGAACACTCAAATTCTGTTTCCCTCCCCTCCATGCCCACTACtcaagaagaagaaagaggaaggaaaaaaattcagaagaagaaagaggaaggAAAAAAATTCAAGTGCTGGTAGTAGAGCCGTAGAGGCCAATACCCGAGTGTCATATATCAAATATGTGGCTGTATATACGTGTACCTGCTTTATTTGCAGTAAAACAATGCTGTTAACCCAAGCATCAAGCTGCATTGCATTTGCGTGCACTTTTTCTGCTTTGAACAGTTGAAGAATGTTCTCCAATCATATATCTACCACAAATTTGTGTGCCCCAAGGTTTCCACCCAATTGCAACAGGGTTTGTCTCTGACAGTGGACAGCCACATATAAAGCCAACAGTGGACCACTACTGCA from Panicum hallii strain FIL2 chromosome 3, PHallii_v3.1, whole genome shotgun sequence encodes:
- the LOC112886786 gene encoding protein RETICULATA-RELATED 4, chloroplastic-like; translated protein: MAFPSPISLSSSGYPAPIHLGLQPLPSVPPLHPTLLPFPRSLPLHLPSLRLTRPRLPPIPLASSGSGGIGGDDDLTPSGGDDDLPPSGGGGGGDEGDDGSARGDGDDASVNRNEALFVLAQLGRKLESLPADLAAAVEGGRVPGEIVRRFVDLEASPVFRWLLQFGGFKERLLADDLFLTKVGIECGVGIFTKTAAEYEKRRENFVKELDFVVADVIMAIVADFMLVWLPAPTVSLRPPLAVNSGAIAKFFYNCPDNAFQVALAGTSYSLLQRVGAIVRNGAKLFAVGTSASLIGTGATNALIKARQAVSKDFAGEVENIPIVATSVAYGVYMAVSSNLRYQILAGVIEQRMLEPLLHRHKLVLGAMCFAVRTGNTFLGSLLWVDYARWIGIQ